Proteins encoded together in one uncultured Fibrobacter sp. window:
- the uvrB gene encoding excinuclease ABC subunit UvrB: MARARKTITPDPYAKPIAKPLPPEQSLPGKLKQFQSNTRANFELVSPYGAAGDQPKAIEELTEGFKHGEQFQTLLGVTGSGKTFTMANVIKNVGKPTLILTHNKTLAAQLYQEFKAFFPHNAVEYFVSYYDYFQPEAYIPHTDTFIEKDASINDEIDKLRLRATANLLTRRDVIIVASVSCIYGLGSPSEYFDLMVRIKKGDVYDRDKILHDLVRIQYTRNDFSLERGSFRVHGDVIEIHPSYDEEGLRIELFGDEVDRLVRFNIVTGEVTQEMDEMTIAPAKHFVTKEEGRAGILQRMQVELTERLAELDKEGKVLESARLSSRTRYDMEMIRETGQCSGIENYSRIIENRAPGTRPFTLIDYFGDDWLLMVDESHVSIPQVGGMAEGDKSRKTTLVQYGFRLPCALDNRPMNFAEFEYMYPKQVLFVSATPGDYELTKTNGVVTEQINRPTGLLDPKIEMFPIKGQMDVLLYRIEEVVKNGDRVLVTTLTKKMAQDLTDFFVEAGIRARYLHSDIKTLERHELIRGLRTGEFDVLVGINLLREGLDLPEVSMVAILDADKEGFLRNYRSLIQTMGRASRNVNGTVLLFADNMTDSLEKAITETARRRSVQEEFNKEHGITPKSVTRKLEDDLRINDPLGIDGDDSVDDDWEDPSASSGTSGGIRPMEPLQPSSRRKTKDERRKKGSRSEVRGSQLTTDNSQLENLERQMKEAAARLDFEEAARIRDLIRTLK, from the coding sequence ATGGCCCGCGCACGCAAGACAATCACCCCCGACCCGTATGCGAAACCGATAGCGAAACCGCTACCACCCGAGCAGAGCCTGCCCGGGAAACTGAAGCAGTTCCAGTCCAACACGCGCGCGAACTTCGAACTCGTTAGCCCCTACGGGGCGGCAGGCGACCAGCCGAAAGCCATTGAAGAACTGACAGAAGGTTTCAAGCACGGTGAACAGTTTCAGACGCTGCTTGGCGTGACTGGTTCGGGCAAGACTTTCACGATGGCGAACGTCATCAAGAACGTGGGCAAGCCGACGCTCATCTTGACACACAACAAGACGCTTGCGGCGCAACTCTACCAGGAATTCAAGGCGTTTTTCCCGCACAACGCGGTGGAATACTTCGTGAGCTACTACGACTATTTCCAGCCCGAAGCGTACATCCCGCACACGGATACCTTCATCGAGAAAGACGCGAGCATCAACGACGAAATCGACAAGCTGCGCCTGCGCGCCACCGCGAACTTGCTCACCCGCCGCGACGTGATTATCGTCGCCTCCGTGAGCTGCATTTACGGTTTGGGCAGCCCGAGTGAATACTTCGACTTGATGGTGCGAATCAAGAAGGGTGACGTCTACGACCGCGACAAGATTCTGCACGACTTGGTGCGCATCCAATATACGCGAAACGACTTCAGTCTAGAGCGCGGCTCTTTCCGCGTGCACGGCGACGTGATCGAGATCCACCCGAGTTACGACGAAGAAGGGCTCCGCATCGAACTTTTCGGCGACGAGGTGGACCGGCTCGTGCGCTTCAACATCGTCACCGGCGAAGTCACTCAGGAAATGGACGAGATGACCATCGCTCCGGCAAAGCACTTCGTGACTAAAGAAGAAGGCCGTGCTGGCATTTTGCAGCGCATGCAGGTGGAACTGACCGAGCGCCTCGCCGAACTCGACAAGGAAGGCAAGGTGCTGGAATCGGCCCGCCTCAGCAGCCGCACCCGTTACGACATGGAAATGATCCGCGAGACCGGACAATGCAGCGGAATCGAGAACTACTCCCGCATTATCGAGAACCGCGCACCGGGTACGCGCCCCTTCACGCTTATCGACTACTTCGGCGACGACTGGCTTTTGATGGTGGACGAATCGCACGTGAGCATCCCGCAAGTGGGCGGCATGGCCGAAGGCGATAAGAGCCGCAAGACGACGCTTGTGCAATACGGGTTCCGCCTCCCCTGTGCACTCGACAACCGTCCGATGAACTTTGCCGAATTCGAGTACATGTACCCGAAGCAAGTCTTGTTCGTGAGCGCCACCCCCGGCGATTACGAACTCACCAAGACGAACGGCGTCGTTACCGAACAAATTAACAGACCGACCGGACTCTTGGACCCGAAAATCGAGATGTTCCCCATCAAAGGCCAGATGGACGTGTTGCTATACCGCATCGAGGAAGTCGTCAAGAACGGCGACCGCGTGCTCGTCACGACGCTTACCAAGAAGATGGCACAGGACCTCACCGACTTCTTCGTGGAAGCGGGCATCCGGGCACGTTACCTGCACAGCGACATCAAGACTTTGGAACGCCACGAACTCATCCGGGGCTTACGTACCGGAGAATTCGATGTACTCGTCGGCATCAACCTGCTGCGCGAAGGCCTCGACCTGCCCGAAGTAAGCATGGTCGCCATACTTGATGCCGACAAGGAAGGCTTCTTGCGCAACTACAGAAGCCTTATCCAGACGATGGGCCGCGCGAGCCGCAACGTGAACGGCACAGTGCTCCTTTTCGCGGACAACATGACCGACAGCCTGGAGAAAGCCATCACCGAAACCGCCCGCCGACGCAGCGTGCAGGAAGAATTCAACAAGGAACACGGCATCACGCCAAAATCCGTGACACGCAAGCTCGAAGATGATTTGAGAATCAACGACCCGCTGGGAATTGATGGCGACGATTCCGTCGACGACGACTGGGAAGACCCTTCGGCAAGCTCAGGGACCTCCGGCGGTATCCGGCCGATGGAACCGCTACAGCCGAGTTCTAGACGAAAGACGAAAGACGAAAGACGAAAGAAAGGCTCTAGGTCCGAGGTTCGAGGCTCACAACTCACAACAGACAACTCACAACTGGAAAACCTGGAGCGCCAGATGAAGGAAGCGGCCGCCCGCCTCGACTTCGAAGAAGCGGCAAGAATTAGAGACCTGATAAGAACCCTTAAATAG
- a CDS encoding TlpA disulfide reductase family protein codes for MRIASFLFCLLAAIGVSFAQLAPEPQMADVKLMQDSSTNQPMKMDFSKPLTGISDPGILFSHFSNRPLLIYYFSPKCPHCQHHFPIIQNLMKEYESEGLTGIAIGLGGGIKKNDIRLFIDQFHAVIPVFQDSEGKFGPAYGTGYIPVVYLVQKDGTFYRYETLNDANMNHLRATLNKMFKK; via the coding sequence ATGCGCATTGCGTCGTTTTTGTTTTGTTTACTAGCCGCGATAGGTGTATCCTTTGCACAGCTTGCGCCCGAACCTCAGATGGCGGACGTCAAGTTAATGCAGGATTCATCCACGAACCAGCCCATGAAGATGGACTTTTCCAAGCCGCTCACGGGCATCAGCGATCCGGGCATCCTTTTCAGCCACTTCAGCAACCGCCCGCTGCTCATCTATTACTTCAGCCCCAAGTGCCCGCACTGCCAGCACCACTTCCCCATCATCCAGAACTTGATGAAGGAATATGAAAGCGAAGGTCTCACCGGCATCGCCATCGGGCTCGGCGGCGGCATCAAGAAAAACGACATTCGCCTGTTCATCGACCAGTTCCATGCGGTCATCCCGGTATTCCAGGACTCCGAAGGCAAGTTCGGCCCGGCTTATGGTACAGGATACATCCCCGTTGTCTACCTTGTTCAAAAAGACGGCACTTTCTACCGCTACGAAACACTGAACGACGCGAACATGAATCACCTGCGCGCGACGCTGAACAAGATGTTCAAGAAGTAA
- the rpsF gene encoding 30S ribosomal protein S6, producing the protein MRQYETMVIIDAMISDDAINAEVENIGAMITNGGGEILRRDDWGKRKLAYSIKKRQHGYYVIFYYKAEASVVASMEAALKLNDNALRWMTLADYPMSEIVYDQNLAQTTEDIVPVDAEDGEAE; encoded by the coding sequence ATGAGACAATACGAAACGATGGTTATCATCGACGCTATGATCTCTGACGACGCCATCAATGCGGAAGTCGAGAACATCGGTGCCATGATCACCAACGGTGGCGGTGAAATTCTCCGTCGCGACGACTGGGGCAAGCGCAAGCTCGCCTATTCCATCAAAAAGCGCCAGCACGGCTACTATGTGATTTTCTACTACAAGGCCGAAGCCTCTGTAGTGGCAAGCATGGAAGCCGCCCTCAAGCTGAACGACAACGCTCTCCGCTGGATGACCCTCGCTGATTATCCGATGAGCGAAATTGTTTACGATCAGAACCTGGCTCAGACCACCGAAGATATCGTGCCGGTCGACGCCGAAGACGGGGAGGCTGAATAA
- the rpsR gene encoding 30S ribosomal protein S18, with the protein MAFEDKKQGPRIRRKKTCWFTENNVKFIDYKDEKTLRRFISERGKIIPRRISGTSAKYQRMLNEAIKRARQMAILPFVSDSLR; encoded by the coding sequence ATGGCTTTTGAAGATAAGAAACAGGGTCCGCGTATCCGCCGCAAGAAGACTTGCTGGTTCACGGAAAATAACGTCAAGTTCATTGACTACAAGGACGAGAAGACTCTCCGTCGCTTCATCTCTGAACGTGGCAAGATCATCCCGCGCCGCATTTCTGGCACGTCTGCCAAGTACCAGCGTATGCTGAACGAGGCTATCAAGCGCGCTCGCCAGATGGCTATTCTCCCGTTCGTTTCGGACAGCTTGCGCTAA
- the rplI gene encoding 50S ribosomal protein L9 — translation MEIILKANVPHLGKMLDVVKVKDGYARNFLFPRKLAVRATKEAKLEIENNRAAVEAQFQKELAAAGDVAAKLSQISVNLERRVVEGERLYGSVTAADIADAITKQGVKVTRAQVALEEPIKQLGVYTVTIKVFSDVEAQVKVWVVAEK, via the coding sequence ATGGAAATTATTCTTAAGGCCAATGTTCCCCATTTGGGCAAGATGCTTGACGTTGTGAAGGTTAAGGACGGCTATGCCCGTAACTTCCTCTTCCCGCGCAAGCTCGCTGTTCGTGCTACTAAGGAAGCCAAGCTCGAAATCGAAAACAACCGCGCTGCTGTTGAAGCCCAGTTCCAGAAGGAACTCGCTGCTGCCGGTGATGTGGCTGCCAAGCTTTCTCAGATTTCTGTGAATCTTGAACGCCGCGTCGTGGAAGGCGAACGTCTGTACGGTTCTGTGACCGCTGCTGACATTGCCGACGCTATCACCAAGCAGGGTGTCAAGGTGACCCGCGCTCAGGTTGCTCTCGAAGAGCCGATCAAGCAGCTCGGTGTCTACACCGTGACCATCAAGGTGTTCAGCGACGTCGAAGCTCAGGTCAAGGTTTGGGTGGTTGCTGAGAAGTAA
- a CDS encoding DNA repair helicase XPB gives MNPNGAIIVQSNLEIMVEVDAPSYEAARDAIAPFTELVKSPEHLHTYKISHLSLWNAAATGLRAPDVIERLESQSRYPIPQTVITEVEDYMARYGLLRLKKDGDRLIIESDDQYMFTEICKLKEVEPFVIEFLGETSAIVDPERRGHLKMALTNAGFPVEDLAGYTVGDPLPIHLRETTLSGKKFELRDYQKEAAQVFYASGSEKGGSGVIVLPCGSGKTVIGLATMALVQTKTLILTPNISASRQWIREICDKTDLTIDQVKEYSGEVKEIGPVTVATYQILTQRKRAKKAENEKPETELDDFSDEEVKKELANFPLFSQQKWGLMIYDEVHLLPAPVFRLSTEMQATRRLGLTATLVREDHKETEVFSLIGPKKYDIPWRILEAQGWIATADCNEIRIPMEAELKMKYALAPVREKITLASTNPEKTDIVERLLKHFDKPDDRVLIIGQYIDQLESLSKELDIPLITGKTPNKDREKLYAAFRNGSLKNLMVSKVGNFAIDLPDANVLIQISGTFGSRQEEAQRLGRVLRPKSDGGAAHFYSIVTQDSKEQEFAMNRQLFLTEQGYAYKIIKRGDWDILARTPEELAARQ, from the coding sequence ATGAATCCGAATGGCGCCATTATTGTACAGAGCAACCTCGAAATCATGGTCGAGGTTGATGCCCCCTCCTACGAAGCAGCACGCGACGCGATAGCCCCCTTTACCGAACTCGTCAAGAGCCCGGAACACCTGCATACTTACAAAATATCGCACCTGAGCCTCTGGAACGCAGCCGCAACCGGACTGCGCGCACCGGACGTCATCGAACGCCTCGAAAGCCAGAGCCGCTACCCCATCCCGCAGACGGTCATCACGGAAGTCGAAGACTACATGGCCCGCTACGGCCTCCTGCGCCTCAAGAAAGACGGCGACAGGCTGATTATCGAATCCGACGACCAGTACATGTTCACCGAAATATGCAAGCTCAAAGAAGTCGAGCCGTTCGTCATCGAATTTCTCGGTGAAACAAGCGCCATCGTGGACCCGGAACGCCGTGGCCACCTCAAGATGGCCCTCACCAACGCCGGGTTCCCAGTCGAAGACCTTGCCGGCTACACCGTGGGCGACCCGCTGCCCATCCACCTGCGCGAGACGACGCTCAGCGGCAAGAAGTTCGAACTCCGCGACTACCAGAAAGAAGCCGCCCAAGTGTTCTACGCAAGCGGTTCCGAAAAGGGCGGTTCGGGCGTCATCGTGCTCCCCTGCGGTTCAGGTAAGACCGTCATCGGCCTTGCAACGATGGCCTTAGTACAAACGAAGACTTTGATCCTCACGCCGAATATTTCTGCATCCCGCCAGTGGATTCGCGAAATTTGCGACAAGACGGACCTCACCATCGACCAGGTGAAGGAATACTCCGGCGAAGTCAAGGAAATCGGCCCCGTGACCGTGGCCACCTACCAGATTTTGACCCAGCGCAAGCGCGCGAAGAAAGCGGAAAACGAAAAGCCCGAAACCGAGCTCGACGACTTTTCTGACGAAGAAGTCAAAAAGGAACTCGCGAACTTCCCGCTGTTCAGCCAGCAGAAGTGGGGCCTCATGATTTACGACGAGGTACATCTGTTGCCCGCGCCCGTGTTCCGCCTGAGTACCGAAATGCAGGCCACGCGCCGCCTCGGCCTCACCGCGACGCTCGTCCGCGAAGACCACAAGGAAACCGAAGTGTTCAGCCTTATCGGCCCCAAGAAGTACGACATCCCGTGGCGCATATTGGAAGCACAGGGCTGGATTGCCACCGCCGACTGTAACGAAATCCGCATCCCGATGGAAGCCGAACTCAAAATGAAGTATGCGCTTGCACCGGTGCGCGAAAAGATTACGCTCGCCTCCACGAACCCCGAGAAGACGGACATCGTGGAACGCCTGCTCAAGCACTTCGACAAGCCCGACGACCGCGTGCTCATCATCGGCCAGTACATCGACCAGCTCGAATCGCTCTCCAAGGAACTCGACATCCCGCTCATCACGGGCAAGACTCCGAACAAGGACCGCGAAAAGTTATACGCAGCCTTCCGCAACGGGAGCCTCAAGAACCTCATGGTATCGAAGGTCGGCAACTTCGCCATCGACCTGCCCGACGCGAACGTGCTCATCCAGATTTCCGGTACGTTCGGCAGCCGCCAAGAAGAAGCCCAGCGCCTCGGCCGCGTGCTGCGCCCCAAGAGCGACGGCGGTGCCGCGCACTTCTACAGCATCGTCACGCAAGATTCCAAGGAGCAGGAATTCGCGATGAACCGCCAGCTGTTCCTCACCGAGCAGGGATATGCCTACAAGATTATCAAGCGCGGCGACTGGGACATCCTCGCACGCACGCCCGAAGAATTGGCGGCAAGGCAGTAG
- a CDS encoding tetratricopeptide repeat protein, whose amino-acid sequence MANESTTNNSELKEFFVTHGTKLAIVLVVIMAIVVGVVQYKEYRQGALDAQAENLGLGMTYLYAGEKDSALAEFESKMNSGKLEGLALAKAALYSANIKFENNDLDAAEPLFQKAIDNAGSSALVRSAAMHGIASVKMEKGDYTAAASLLEKFVSEFGKRTGDLQDRYEKDEPVDETPMVADAMWKLTLVYDKLGQADKAKATAERILKVYGDNQQFADKASKFLGK is encoded by the coding sequence ATGGCTAACGAATCTACTACCAATAACTCCGAACTCAAGGAATTTTTTGTTACCCACGGTACAAAGCTCGCTATCGTCTTGGTCGTCATCATGGCCATCGTCGTGGGTGTTGTGCAATATAAGGAATACCGTCAGGGCGCTCTTGATGCCCAGGCCGAAAATCTCGGTCTCGGTATGACTTACCTCTACGCCGGCGAAAAGGACAGCGCTTTGGCTGAGTTCGAATCCAAGATGAACTCTGGCAAGCTCGAAGGCCTCGCCTTGGCCAAGGCCGCTCTCTACAGCGCAAACATCAAGTTCGAAAACAACGACCTCGATGCTGCCGAGCCCCTGTTCCAGAAGGCTATCGACAATGCTGGTTCTTCTGCCCTGGTCCGTTCTGCCGCCATGCACGGTATCGCTTCTGTGAAGATGGAAAAGGGTGACTACACCGCCGCTGCCAGTCTCCTCGAAAAGTTCGTGAGCGAATTCGGCAAGCGCACGGGTGATCTCCAGGATCGTTACGAAAAGGACGAACCGGTGGACGAAACCCCGATGGTCGCTGACGCCATGTGGAAGCTCACGCTCGTTTACGACAAGCTGGGCCAGGCCGACAAGGCCAAGGCTACTGCCGAGCGCATCCTCAAGGTCTACGGCGATAACCAGCAGTTCGCTGACAAGGCGTCCAAGTTCCTCGGAAAGTAA
- a CDS encoding rhomboid family intramembrane serine protease yields the protein MSRFMSPMVRRRPTEPQPTPEAEPITAQPITQSTAEQTTAAQPTEEELEPTEIRISEGGYKQIRDESLVLLSQGISHRLEHSPDGPFQIFVELDDQKRARFQIRLYHRENPPREVNAPLPLKASFQPIWVLLVPAAVTLVQFSGIIPGIEGEGLSDATKVMNGQWWRCITALTLHGDSRHLGGNLLTGYLVLSMMSYRISLAKVVPFLAVSSALANFCVAATVQTDFRSLGFSTFVFAAIGALSVMEFRLMPKESHGLLRRFAPLCGAASLATFVGLGEHADILAHLYGFIAGLLCGFIPSKKSLRWGAPVAASDIFWVVAYYAIFIIGWAFAHQ from the coding sequence ATGTCCAGATTCATGAGTCCCATGGTCAGGCGCAGGCCCACAGAACCACAGCCGACACCCGAGGCGGAGCCTATTACAGCACAACCTATTACACAATCAACCGCAGAGCAAACAACTGCGGCACAGCCAACAGAAGAAGAACTTGAGCCGACCGAAATCCGCATCAGCGAAGGCGGTTACAAACAAATTCGCGACGAGAGCCTTGTTCTTTTGTCGCAAGGAATTTCGCACCGGCTGGAACACTCCCCCGACGGGCCCTTCCAGATATTCGTCGAACTCGACGACCAAAAGCGCGCACGTTTCCAGATAAGACTGTACCACCGCGAAAATCCGCCAAGGGAAGTCAATGCACCGCTCCCGCTCAAGGCAAGTTTCCAACCCATCTGGGTATTACTTGTTCCGGCAGCAGTCACGCTGGTCCAGTTCTCCGGCATCATTCCCGGCATCGAAGGCGAAGGCCTTTCCGACGCAACCAAAGTCATGAACGGGCAATGGTGGCGCTGCATCACGGCACTCACGCTGCACGGGGATTCAAGGCACCTCGGAGGCAACCTGCTCACGGGCTACCTCGTGCTCAGCATGATGAGCTACAGAATTTCTCTCGCGAAGGTGGTCCCGTTCCTCGCCGTATCAAGCGCACTAGCAAACTTCTGCGTCGCAGCAACTGTCCAGACGGACTTCCGCAGTCTCGGTTTTTCCACGTTCGTATTCGCCGCCATCGGCGCACTCTCCGTGATGGAATTCCGCCTGATGCCCAAGGAGAGTCACGGGCTGCTGCGCCGGTTCGCGCCCCTTTGCGGAGCGGCCTCGCTTGCCACGTTTGTCGGGCTCGGCGAACACGCCGACATCCTCGCCCACCTGTACGGGTTCATCGCGGGGCTCCTGTGCGGGTTCATCCCGAGCAAAAAGAGTCTGCGTTGGGGTGCGCCCGTTGCGGCATCGGATATTTTCTGGGTCGTCGCCTACTACGCCATCTTTATCATCGGCTGGGCGTTCGCCCACCAGTAA
- the bamD gene encoding outer membrane protein assembly factor BamD produces MTIFKKCTLFFTFFFCAALLVGCAGSGKDKKSHTEFCREKYEVAEGLFKKGKYGRAQDKLEDILSLCAGTGYLEKSQFLLAESYFNLEEWIEARGEYGSFVLNFPGSPFAEIAAYRKAVSSYNMEFKVSRDESNTTTAMKDFERYLDSYPETPLRDSVNYYYEQLVERLAEKEFQTARLYMRMDKPQATVIYLKEFLTTYPKSKRRQESLFMITEAYTELDQFDAARSYLEIARNDLGQDADVLKQIEKTEKKIAKAEAKFEKKLKKDAEKNRVQKEEKEMTN; encoded by the coding sequence ATGACCATATTTAAAAAGTGTACCCTCTTCTTCACGTTTTTCTTCTGCGCAGCGCTCCTAGTCGGTTGTGCCGGTTCGGGCAAAGACAAAAAGAGCCACACTGAATTTTGCCGCGAAAAATACGAGGTCGCCGAAGGCTTGTTCAAGAAGGGTAAGTATGGACGCGCACAAGACAAACTTGAAGACATTCTTTCCTTGTGCGCCGGTACGGGCTACCTAGAAAAGAGTCAATTTCTCCTTGCCGAAAGCTACTTCAATCTCGAAGAATGGATCGAGGCCCGTGGAGAATACGGCAGCTTTGTATTGAATTTCCCCGGTTCCCCATTTGCAGAGATAGCAGCCTACCGTAAAGCCGTCTCGTCGTACAACATGGAATTCAAGGTTTCCCGCGACGAGAGCAACACGACAACGGCAATGAAGGACTTTGAGCGCTACCTGGACAGCTATCCAGAGACTCCGCTCCGCGACTCGGTAAACTACTATTACGAACAACTTGTCGAACGCCTTGCCGAAAAGGAATTCCAGACGGCACGCCTCTACATGCGCATGGACAAGCCCCAGGCCACAGTCATCTACCTGAAAGAATTCCTGACAACTTACCCCAAGTCCAAACGCAGGCAGGAATCCCTCTTCATGATTACAGAAGCCTACACCGAACTGGACCAGTTTGATGCAGCGCGCTCGTACTTGGAAATTGCCCGCAACGACCTTGGCCAAGATGCGGATGTGTTGAAACAGATTGAAAAAACAGAAAAGAAAATTGCAAAGGCCGAAGCCAAATTCGAGAAAAAGCTGAAGAAGGACGCCGAAAAGAACCGTGTCCAGAAAGAAGAAAAGGAAATGACGAACTAG
- a CDS encoding LptF/LptG family permease → MILVRYVLKELIAPFLASLFGITFLFVVDFLVKILDNVLSKGLPASTVLEIFVLNLAWMLSLSIPMAVLVSCLMAFGRMSGDQEITAVKAAGVSPVSLIRPVFIVGMLLSVLLMLFNNWVLPEANHRSVELMNAVSRKKPHVFIDAGKLITQFPDVQLWVSRIDPSSGTLYGIQVFELEHKGPPRIVYADSASMEYVDNGATLMFKLRSGETHVVDADDPSNYFRIRFFAQDLALKNVDDRLERRSRSYRSDREMPVEMMLDVVHDAEARYDTAFIEAKERRLSSLHELRTRLELDSIAPSGVVSSYNTDDTSRVRRSLTKLRMTEMSVLRTTERLYSRMETEKKRSAQYLVEIHKKFSTSAACLVFILIGAPLGIMARKGGIGTGIIYSLAFFVIFWVCLIGGENLADRLIISPELAMWAPNIIIGAFGIFITIAMVRDRFSGDSKFFRAVRKVGRIFTFFTRRFG, encoded by the coding sequence ATGATTTTAGTCCGCTATGTGTTGAAAGAGCTGATTGCGCCCTTCCTGGCGTCACTTTTCGGCATTACGTTTTTGTTCGTAGTCGATTTTCTTGTCAAAATATTGGACAATGTCCTATCGAAAGGGCTTCCGGCTTCGACGGTTCTTGAAATTTTTGTCTTGAACCTCGCTTGGATGTTGTCGCTCTCTATCCCGATGGCTGTTCTGGTGTCGTGTCTCATGGCGTTTGGACGCATGTCGGGGGACCAGGAAATTACTGCGGTAAAAGCGGCCGGTGTTTCTCCGGTATCCTTGATTCGCCCTGTCTTTATCGTGGGCATGTTGCTCTCGGTCCTCCTGATGTTGTTCAACAACTGGGTGCTTCCCGAGGCGAACCACCGTTCCGTCGAATTGATGAACGCCGTATCCCGGAAAAAGCCGCATGTGTTTATCGATGCCGGCAAGTTGATTACGCAGTTCCCGGACGTTCAGCTTTGGGTAAGCCGCATTGACCCGTCGTCGGGTACGCTTTACGGAATTCAAGTTTTTGAACTGGAACACAAGGGTCCACCGCGAATTGTGTATGCCGACAGTGCCTCGATGGAATATGTCGATAACGGCGCTACTTTGATGTTCAAGCTCCGTAGTGGAGAAACCCATGTTGTCGATGCCGACGACCCTAGCAACTATTTCCGTATAAGGTTCTTTGCACAGGACTTGGCCCTCAAGAACGTGGACGACCGTCTTGAACGCCGTAGCCGCAGTTACAGGAGTGACCGTGAAATGCCTGTCGAGATGATGCTCGATGTGGTTCACGATGCCGAGGCCCGGTACGATACCGCCTTTATCGAAGCGAAGGAGCGCAGGCTCTCCTCCCTGCACGAGCTACGGACTCGCTTGGAGCTCGACTCGATTGCTCCGTCTGGGGTGGTGTCTTCGTATAATACCGACGATACCAGCAGGGTCCGGCGCTCCCTCACCAAACTCCGTATGACCGAGATGTCCGTACTCAGGACAACGGAACGTTTGTACAGTCGCATGGAAACCGAAAAAAAACGTTCTGCACAATATCTTGTTGAAATTCACAAGAAATTCAGCACGTCGGCTGCTTGTTTGGTCTTTATTCTCATTGGTGCCCCGCTAGGGATTATGGCCCGCAAGGGGGGGATTGGTACGGGGATTATCTACAGTCTCGCATTCTTTGTCATATTCTGGGTTTGCCTCATCGGTGGCGAAAACTTGGCTGACCGCCTCATTATTTCGCCGGAATTGGCCATGTGGGCCCCGAACATCATCATTGGCGCCTTCGGCATATTTATCACGATAGCGATGGTCCGTGACCGTTTCTCGGGAGATTCGAAGTTCTTCCGTGCGGTTCGCAAAGTGGGACGCATATTTACCTTCTTTACGAGGAGGTTCGGATGA
- a CDS encoding LptF/LptG family permease, which produces MRFPRYLVWNFMKMFLIVVIGAILVFAMIDFVGNIKTWLARDMKDVGDYYLSYLPYMVYLISPVALFIAVLASVGNMARHLEMSAMQSSGQNPLKTLLPIFFIGILVSVGSYEMSELWLPDANHRRFEIMETNAQKRKNPRIKEKQNFTFIDNEKASWFFKFYSGSKKMGRDVVLLLRDEGRLVERYDARIVRWIEEDSSTTGYWRMENGHRRIFRKDGSVNVSSYLRESLANRLSTHPDDLINERQLPDEMDSKMVKQRIDVLRRSGEDTRIMETALHFKRSAHWMNLVVLLIGAALCHRYSRSGGLSQKFGVGLLIVFSYYILERIGLKMGENGALTPLVAAWVSHCVYALLASVMLYRSFRL; this is translated from the coding sequence ATGAGATTCCCGAGGTACCTTGTTTGGAATTTCATGAAGATGTTCCTCATCGTGGTGATCGGGGCGATTCTTGTCTTTGCGATGATCGACTTCGTGGGCAACATCAAGACCTGGCTTGCTCGCGACATGAAGGATGTCGGTGATTACTACCTGAGCTATTTGCCCTACATGGTGTACTTGATTTCGCCGGTGGCCCTGTTTATCGCGGTCCTTGCATCGGTGGGTAACATGGCGCGCCATCTCGAAATGAGCGCGATGCAAAGTTCTGGGCAGAATCCTCTCAAGACGTTGCTGCCTATCTTTTTCATTGGCATTCTCGTTTCTGTGGGCTCGTACGAGATGAGCGAACTCTGGCTCCCCGATGCGAATCACAGGCGGTTCGAAATCATGGAGACGAACGCCCAGAAACGGAAAAATCCGCGAATCAAGGAAAAGCAGAATTTCACGTTTATCGATAACGAGAAGGCGAGCTGGTTTTTCAAGTTTTATTCGGGAAGCAAGAAAATGGGGCGCGATGTCGTGCTATTGCTCCGCGATGAGGGGCGCCTTGTGGAACGCTACGATGCGCGCATTGTCCGTTGGATCGAGGAGGATAGCTCGACTACGGGGTATTGGCGCATGGAAAATGGTCACCGGCGGATATTCCGCAAAGATGGCTCGGTGAATGTCTCTTCGTACCTGCGGGAATCCCTTGCGAATAGGTTGAGTACGCACCCGGATGACTTGATTAATGAACGACAACTGCCGGACGAGATGGACTCCAAGATGGTCAAGCAGCGTATTGACGTGCTCCGGCGTTCCGGTGAAGACACCCGCATCATGGAAACGGCTCTCCATTTCAAGCGCTCCGCGCATTGGATGAACTTGGTCGTCTTGCTTATCGGAGCGGCCCTGTGCCACCGATATAGCCGATCGGGAGGGCTTTCTCAAAAGTTCGGGGTTGGCCTTTTGATTGTGTTTAGCTATTATATCCTGGAAAGAATCGGTTTGAAAATGGGCGAGAACGGAGCGTTGACTCCGCTTGTCGCAGCATGGGTGAGTCATTGTGTTTATGCACTTTTGGCGTCGGTCATGCTTTACCGTTCATTCCGTTTGTAA